In one Brassica oleracea var. oleracea cultivar TO1000 chromosome C9, BOL, whole genome shotgun sequence genomic region, the following are encoded:
- the LOC106314625 gene encoding uncharacterized protein LOC106314625: protein MTVDEHNEPSDDAQMLAELQKQVDGMQSQITEMNRTRELEQSTEMLSQLQSENTVLQDQNQARIMAGNKKRHFNTQAGVAGATREGAENPQVHNLEESDSEPESDKETPEKISATESSMTAYLEKMFSKRFDAIQSMVERLPGVAPPIRRSNPDSYADTLFVEGIALVKMPRKFSFPSIKMYDGTGDPDDLIAQYKQQMLAVALPKESREATMCKGFGSTLIGPALEWYINLPTRSIHSFGSLSDKLVEQFASSRSLEKTSDGLYEILQHRVEPLRDYIARLHQEKVAFPECSILTAISAFKRGRLPDGGLYKELTMYPYKTMEDVLSRAWAQVKWEEDVASRAKAQPKQDQKLARSDQGNRDESSSQRAMSLGASEVGRRRR, encoded by the exons ATGACGGTGGACGAGCATAACGAGCCATCCGACGATGCTCAAATGTTAGCTGAACTCCAGAAGCAAGTTGACGGCATGCAGAGCCAAATAACCGAGATGAACCGAACTCGGGAG CTGGAGCAAAGCACCGAGATGCTCAGCCAGTTGCAGTCAGAGAATACGGTCCTCCAGGATCAAAACCAAGCCCGCATCATGGCAGGCAACAAGAAGCGTCATTTCAACACCCAG GCAGGCGTAGCCGGGGCAACGCGTGAAGGGGCCGAGAATCCTCAAGTCCACAACCTGGAGGAGAGTGATTCCGAGCCAGAATCTGATAAGGAGACACCTGAAAAAATATCAGCGACGGAGTCCTCTATGACTGCCTATCTCGAGAAGATGTTCTCCAAGAGATTTGACGCCATACAGTCCATGGTTGAACGCCTACCAGGAGTAGCTCCCCCAATCCGAAGGAGTAACCCAGACTCCTACGCAGATACCCTTTTCGTGGAAGGAATCGCCTTGGTCAAGATGCCTAGGAAGTTTTCCTTCCCCAGCATAAAGATGTACGATGGCACGGGCGACCCCGACGATCTTATCGCTCAATACAAGCAACAGATGCTCGCGGTTGCGCTTCCAAAAGAATCCCGCGAGGCTACAATGTGCAAAGGCTTTGGCTCCACTCTGATAGGACCTGCCCTAGAATGGTACATCAACCTACCCACCAGGTCCATACACTCTTTTGGGAGCCTCAGCGACAAACTTGTGGAGCAATTCGCAAGTAGTAGGAGCCTGGAGAAGACATCAGACGGTCTCTACGAGATTCTTCAGCATCGGGTAGAACCCCTGCGAGATTACATAGCCCGCTTACACCAAGAAAAGGTGGCATTTCCCGAGTGCAGCATTCTTACCGCGATCTCTGCCTTCAAAAGGGGCCGGCTTCCAGACGGGGGCCTCTACAAAGAACTTACCATGTATCCCTACAAGACCATGGAAGACGTGTTATCCCGAGCCTGGGCGCAAGTGAAGTGGGAAGAAGACGTCGCTAGCCGTGCTAAGGCCCAGCCGAAGCAGGACCAAAAGTTGGCCCGATCGGATCAAGGAAATCGGGATGAAAGTTCCTCCCAAAGAGCGATGAGCCTGGGCGCAAGTGAAGTGGGAAGAAGACGTCGCTAG